The genomic stretch GTTACGCGTTTATACTCCACGGCTGGGGAAAGATCCAGGATCCTTTTCATTGGATGGGCCCCGATTCTTCCGTGCCTTCTATTTTCCAATTTTTAGCGGCTCTTTCCGAATTCGGCGGAGGAATTGCCTGGGTGATTGGTCTTCTAACGAGGCTGGCATCTTTCGGAATCGTATGTACAATGATCGTGGCGGCGTATTTCCATTCTATAATTTTAGGGGATTCTTTTATCAACCTAACAGGTGGGAGATCCTACGAATTGGCAGGAGTATTTTTTACGATCTCCTTGGTATTTTTGACGGTAGGTGCCGGAAGATTCTCCTTGGATCAAAAAATCTTTGGAAGTAAATCCGAGTAGGTTAAATTCTATCCCTAAGAGCGGTTTTTGCTCTTGGGGATTTTTTAGTGATAGATTATATCCGTAAAATTTTAGACGCGAGAGTATACGACGTCGCGGTCCATACTCCCTTGGACCCTATGATCCGAATGAGCCAAAGATTAAGTTCTTCGGTTCTTTTAAAAAGAGAAGATCTACAACCAATATTCTCCTTTAAGATCAGAGGAGCATACAATCTAATTTCCAGACTTTCGCCTGAGGAAAAAAGATCCGGTGTGATTTGCGCTTCCGCAGGAAATCATGCACAAGGAGTTGCGCTCTCTGCTCAAAAATTAGGGATCAAGGCAATCATAGTCATGCCTGTCACTACCCCATCCATCAAAATAGAAGCAGTACAATATTTCGGAGCAGAAATTATTCTTCATGGAGATACTTT from Leptospira neocaledonica encodes the following:
- a CDS encoding DoxX family protein, whose translation is MNLDFFKNETLNLKADIAILVARMICGYAFILHGWGKIQDPFHWMGPDSSVPSIFQFLAALSEFGGGIAWVIGLLTRLASFGIVCTMIVAAYFHSIILGDSFINLTGGRSYELAGVFFTISLVFLTVGAGRFSLDQKIFGSKSE